One genomic window of Myxocyprinus asiaticus isolate MX2 ecotype Aquarium Trade chromosome 5, UBuf_Myxa_2, whole genome shotgun sequence includes the following:
- the myadmb gene encoding retrotransposon-derived protein PEG10 isoform X1 — MQIGRTRLSRRESQRHMSKELCLHCAGPGHVIANCPVKAPHSSVDKELLASATPLSKNPTQRPVLPAWLQHRSTIHSVSTLVDSEVEGNFLDAAMASRWQILVVKLAEPITAYSHSGSPLTIVTHSKEPLTLITGNHTGQLSFLLVRSPSAAVVLGHPCLVCLFRDLSDVPLAYHDLGVVFSQSHATTLPPHHPYNCASDLHPGTSPRDRLYSLSAPEREAMNKFITDSLTAGLIRHSSSPAVAGFFFVEKKDGSLRPCIDYQELNDITVKNRYPLQLMTSAFELLQGASVFTKLDLHNAYHLIWIRMGDEWKTAFNTHRGHFEYSVMPFGLVSAPPSSRGS; from the exons ATGCAGATTGGGAGGACACGATTATCACGAAGAGAGAGTCAGCGCCATATGTCCAAGGAGCTCTGTCTCCACTGTGCTGGTCCTGGTCATGTCATCGCCAACTGCCCAGTAAAAGCCCCCCACTCATCGGTAGACAAGGAGTTACTGGCGAGCGCAACTCCTCTGAGCAAAAACCCCACACAACGACCTGTTCTCCCAGCCTGGCTGCAGCACAGATCAACCATTCACTCTGTTTCCACCCTTGTGGATTCAGAAGTAGAGGGAAACTTCCTTGATGCTGCCATGGCTTCCAGGTGGCAGATTCTGGTGGTTAAGTTGGCTGAACCCATTACAGCGTACTCCCATAGCGGCTCACCCCTGACCATCGTCACCCATTCTAAGGAGCCGCTCACCCTCATCACGGGTAACCACACTGGGCAACTCTCCTTTCTGCTGGTCCGCTCTCCCTCTGCAGCGGTGGTACtagggcatccttg tcttgtgtgtctTTTCAGGGATTTATCCGATGTACCCTTGGCATACCACGATCTGGGGGTGGTGTTCAGTCAGTCTCATGCcacgacccttcctcctcatcacccGTACAATTGCGCAAGCGATCTACACCCTGGGACTTCTCCACGAGATCGGTTGTATTCGCTCTCTgctcccgagagggaggccatgaataaATTTATTACTGATTCTCTGACAGCCGGTCTCATCCGCCATTCCTCTTCCCCTGCAGTGGCagggttcttctttgtggagaagaaggatggctcgcttagaccctgtatTGATTATCAGGAGCTGAATGATATCACAGTGAAGAATCGCTATCCTTTACAGTTGATGACTTCAGCTTTTGAACTCTTGCAGGGGGCatccgtctttacgaagttggacctacACAATGCTTATCACCTGATTTGGATCAGGatgggggatgagtggaagacagcttttaacacccatagggggcactttgaatattcggTCATGCCGTTCGGATTGGTCAGCGCCCCCCCGTCTTCCAGGGGTTCATGA
- the LOC127441290 gene encoding mucin-2-like: protein MPVALTVPVTTLPAGRKRSIRKRTPSLQSLPIFTTTEVVPQSLPVLTTMEVVPRSLPIFTTMEVVPQSLPIFTTTEVVPQSLPVLTTTEVDPQSLPLLLTAEVDPQSLPELSTTGVTSQSSTVLSPEPSTDSSLDPPKIPPSTASFLEPYMASSLKPSTASSLDPPMTLPSTASPLEPLTAPLSTASPLEPLTAPPSTASPLEPLTAPPSMASPLEPLTAPPSTVSPSSLSRLHLPRICLSSLSRFRLPQLHPMSLPRLRLK from the exons atgcctgtagccttgaccgtccCCGTAACCACACTCCCTGCTGGCCGGAAGAGGAGCataaggaaaaggacaccttctctccagtctctgcccatattcacaaccacagaggtcgtgcCCCAGTCtttgccagtgctcacgaccatggaggtcgttccccggtctctgcccatattcacgaccatggaggtcgttccccagtctctgcccatattcacgaccacagag gtcgttccccagtcactgcccgtgctcacgaccacggaggtcgatccccagtctctACCCCTGCTCTTGACCGCAGAGGTCGATCCTCAGTCTCTGCCTGAACTCTCTACCACGGGAGTCACTTCCCAGTCATCCACGGTTCTTAGCCCCGAGCCTTCCACTGACTCTTCCCTTGATCCTCCCAAGATTCCGCCTTCCACGGCCTCGTTCCTCGAACCTTACATGGCCTCATCCCTCAAGCCCTCCACGGCCTCATCCCTTGATCCTCCCAtgactctgccttccacggcttcgcccctcgagcccctGACGGCTCCGctttccacggcttcgcccctcgagcccctcacagctccaccttccacggcttcacccctcgagcccctcacggctccgccttccatggcttcgcccctcgagcccctcacggctccgccttccacggtttcgccctcgagcctctcacggctccaccttccacggatTTGCCTCTCAAGCCTCTCACGgttccgccttccacagctccaccccatgagtcttccacggctccgccttaaATAG